In Kryptolebias marmoratus isolate JLee-2015 linkage group LG2, ASM164957v2, whole genome shotgun sequence, the genomic stretch tttgctccGACCACTCAGCTGTGACAGTcttcttaaatcaggttgactccaaaaggttaatcagttgtagatgtgtatccagtgattactttctgagagtttcattaaaattctaGTTCTGAAGCTGGCTGAACAaaagtttggattattttcaaTAACAACCTTATTGCAGTGGTTGGACAGTTTCACTCTTTAGTTACAAAACTAATGCACaaattttccatcttttcttctcAAAACTCTTTTGTCTTACATTCTACTACACTTTAGaaggaaaaatgtattttttcactACAGTTATCTAAAActagtttaaaagtttgaaaagttagtctgaaattaattgtttatttCTCTCACTTTGTCTTGAGAAATTATCCAcatgtattaaataaaaaggtatatGAAATGTAATGGTTTGATATACCTAAATTACTCAAATTCTGCAAAAAAACTATTCACTCAGTTAAAAACTGATAACTTcactatttttttgtctaaagcTGACTAGCAAaatataaattcatttttaaaaaatcagcaaatgatgtaaaacaactaaatcatcTAAACCTTAAGTCCAGCAGTCAgatcatatatttatatacagaaatgtttaataattcttttaaatttatgttttaggggaatgttattttttgtgctgaatatttttactttcccattttaaagcacatttttctAACAATACCTCTGctttcattgtatttttaatgCAGGACTTCGCACATAACATAAAAAGtatagatttttttctaattcttttGTTGGAGGTTTGTTGGAGACAACAgtacatttttctattttgagcatgtttttaaaaaccaaataatGTTGTTCTAACTAACTCCTGTACTTTCTGTAACACAACACTGCCTCTTCTCCCGTCTCTCCTCTGTCGCAGGCATGTGATTTTTGCTCCCAGCAGACATAACAAATATGCAGGCGAGTCTTTCCCTGGGATTTACGATGCACTGTTTGACATTGAGAACTCAGCTGACCCAGAGACGTCCTGGAAGGAAGTCAAGAGACAAATCAGCATAGCGGCATTTACGGTGCACGCTGCTGCCGTGACCCTGACTCCGCCTGCATGAAACAATCAGATCTGACGATACCGCAGTGTCAAGATAtcttcaacacacacatacagagaaaTATCTGCTTCTTTTGGGTCATTTTTCAGACCCCGGTGAGTGCTGTAACCGCAGAAACTAGACCATCTGTTGTGACGATGCagaattatttaattatttaggctttttttttctcagaagaAATCTTTAGCAGTAAGGAACCCAAATAAAAGAAttgctctttttcttgttgCCAGATAAGAAACTCATACTGTATTACTTTAATGGtcagataaagaaaaacttaaGACACTGCatccatttagtttttttgcattGAAGAAAATGATTATAAGTTTTTGTGATAAAGGGTTTTTGTCTTTACTGTGTTAGCTTCAGGGACACTTTAACACCACACTAAGAGAAAAATGGTGACTAATTTAGTGCTCAGACTCACCCAGCACAGCTGAACATAAAGCTTTACCTCTGATGCATCACTTCAACCTTCATTAAAGCTACTTGTGACCGTAACAGTGGTTTGTTTTGGCCatagaaaatgaaaagcaaaagatGAACACAAAATGAGAAGAATTAGAAGGGTTTGCTGCGGTGAGGCAGGAAGGGAAAGATGAACGAGACTGTGAGCGCAGTTTAAATCTGCTACATCTCTTTGCTTCCTTCCTGCTGTTCACTCTGTGGAAATGATAGCAGGTCCAGGCAGGCCTGTGTGATtggtgcagctttttgttttttttaaagaaatgttcatTGTTGTAGCCATAAGGTTGATAACAGTGCTGTTCACATCTGCAgcctcacagaaaaaaaagagctaaatatGCTATTTGGTTAATGCAAACTCCTACTTCTATTGCACTtcattgcagtttttttaactttgttttgtcttgtttcttgttttttgaccACCGGTAATGTTATTTGTCAGACTACAAAGGAGAGTCATTAAAAGAGCACTGATGAGCTTGaatcatttaaatgaaatgagagaaaaagtCTATGGTCACGAGACTctaggagtttaaaaaaatctctaaaaatatTTCCTGTTCCCCAAAACATACAGTTTGCTGtacttcttcctcctccctgctcctgtttgtttttatcccagTCCTCTATGTAAATCATCCTAGTTTTTTCTCACATTCCTACAGTTGTGCTATTGTGCTTCACATACAGTGGCTGACTTTGGTGAAAGAGGTCTTTCcgtaaacagaaacaataaatatgactGTCTGCCTGCTGCCagtcaaatcatttttatttcctggaaaaaggggaaaaacagaaaaataaaatatgaaaactcTGAAGGAATGTGTATGATCTGctgactttcatgccagagtttttaactaagatcatcttatgttgagaaattatagAGCTGTAGAgattttggttaaactttgaaaataactttatgcacaatctAATGAGATATTAAAatttgtggtggccatcttcaattgggttgactcctaagttaatcagttataagTGTACAtctaatatttactttctgagagtttcaatagaATTCGAGGTACACATATAGAAACTGGCCTGAGTTGCAATGGTATGATTTAGTGGAGGTAGGAATTGACCttgagacaaaaataataaaaataaaaagctttattttggtCCTCAGCAGCCTTTATGAACATTTGTCTTcataatgaagcctaggcgtaaattcagactggaagacctgcttcagcctcacctgcatctaatcgctgcgtcgagtgcctccatctcagcccatcagcatccgaccgcgcctccagcgtatccaatcagcgagcaagccttcgtttaaaaggatttccatcatggccccatccgttcgccggccgaacttcagtCTCTCAGATCTCAGCCTCTGCCTCTGCACCCTCTTTTggggggaagacgcctctaatgctcaacctgagcttctcctcgaagcgcattgctattgtcgacactcgtgtcttccgccgaggtccgagcgccaaatatcttatgtcattcatgtcaaataaaaccatttaattgcagcttctctttgtcgtgagtctctccaggttgaaataatATTGTATATTGGACAGGATGTGAAAAAGCCCAGATTATATTCTGTCCTCACTCCTAACAAATATCattgtgaaacattttaaacatttctacaTTTCACTCATTTACTCTCACTGATTCAACTAAATAATTGTGACTAATTATATTTaggattatttattatttgattttatgtgtTGAGTTAACTAGCTtgataatatttaatattttattgctgTAACAGACCTCTAAATTACGTTAATaaatttaacattgtttttatgtaggttttaattttagcataaaagctttagaataaaatttaaaaaacaagtcagaagtaaagatgacaGTTAAGAAACAGACTTGCGATGAATGAACATTAGtcaaatctaaatttatttcCTGGACAACCCagcaccaaataaaaacaagagaagcTTTTAAGAAGTTGTGTGACGTGGTATAACGTTATGATCCCCTTTAAAATCTGGTTTGCATATTTTTGCTTCCAATTTGACTAGATGTCTGTCCCTACAGTGTTCTTACtgaaaatttgaatttattttatgcaaTAATATATAAAGAActtcaataaaatttaaaaacataaacaactggacttctattctgtaggtgaggacattttgcttctcatccgaggagctttctcaattcagagaTTCAATTCTTTTTGCGAAATGTCTTCAGagacagaatagaagtccagttgtttttgcttttaactttttttggatttaccttgtcctggatgactgagaatctacaccagaaAATAtataacttgttttgtttgtgtgagagagagctaagaaaaagtatttttatatcATTCTTTGTATGTATACAGGAGCCAGTTATGTTGATGTCCGTAGAAACCAGAGTTTTATAGTTGATTGATGATAAACAGATCCTTTGtgtcctctctctgtctcagaATGTAAATGTCTTCAAATAACAGAACTGACACTGATGGGTAGCTGTTTTTGGAGTTGGTAGTCTGCAAAGCTTTCTTTTTAGGGTGAGGGGTCTTGGTGTCATTCTTGAGAGCTGCTAGGAATGAAAGTTTGTTAGAAATCAAAAAAAGTGATCAGGTTATGGTTGTTTTGGGGGTTGGCAATAAAGGGGGGAGCTCAGTCAGTCAGCATTCTTTGTCTCTGATGAGAACAACAGGGACATCTGAGACCCCCTCTGAACGCCGGTGATTTAATTTAGGTGAAACAGCCTATTTGCATTAAGCTAATCATGCAGAGTGTAAACTTTGTGTAGTGAAGTTAGGTGATTTGCAGAAATAGTTCAGATTCGTATAACGTATGACCCTACAGtgtgtagaagaagaagaatttaaaTATGCATTTGTAGTTGGATAAGATGTATGTGTCGAGGTTTAAGGgggtgaacccagaacgcagactaaCTCAGGAGAGCTCAGgtgaaaactgaaatatttattaaaataaaagctgacaaaacACCAGCAGCAACATATCAGGAACACAGAGAGCTCAGGAAGATATGGAAGAGAAACTAGACTGACTGAAGAAACAGGGGAACAGACTATATAAAGAGAATGACAAACACCTGGTGGAGAACAACTAGGGCCAGGTGAGAGTGGGCGGGGCAAGAGGACTGAGGAActaaaaaccaaataaacaaatactggggaaacacagacacaaggaaGTAAAGtaagcacaacaacaacattttaaataataacataaaCACAAATCCTGACAGGATGATCTTTGATAAACTAAACTGCAGCAGAAGAAACTGACTGATCAGGATTTCTGTCAACAATTATTATGgcttttttggattttttatgaatgaaCTCTCTTCTCCTTCAATATAcaggtttttgtttccattttacaaATTCATCAACCAGTGGAGTTTGTTaaaaatcattcatttattattgtcatcaacctagaaaaaaaaatgtgcaagacAAATTAAAGGTTAAATATTAGGTTAATAAGAGTGAgaatatattgtatttatttgtgcatCTTTTAATTGTTgcattcattattttaaatattcatgcaCTTGTTTTCCTCAACATTTTGTTATCTTGTTACATTCCaatgaaactctaaaaaaattatcaaaagcAAACTAATTTGTTgatgtgatgtttgtgttttacagcaaaGTCAGACCCATTTAAACCAGCAAATATTTCGTTTGACAATTGCTCTGAGACATGCAGCTTTAGTTCTAATAAAAGTTGTACATTGGAAATTCAGTCTCAGAAGTTTggcacaaacaaatgcacactgGAAGTGATGAAAGGAGACAATCCAAATGAAATTAActttgaatttgatcaacactgTCAAGAAATCGGAAACGTCAGTGATGCCACATTTAATTTATGCGTGCCAAATCAGGATGGTGAGCACTCCAGATCTTATTTAATACCTTCTTTGAAGAAaatcaaatgatttaaaaaaaatagatttgctGTATCACAGAAAGCTAACAGACAATTGTATTAAATCTTGGCACTTTAACTTCTGTTGCATATCTGGAAAAAGGAAAtctaaaaaaggacaaactaataaaatatgactaaacatttaaaaaaactatttgcagTAACactttctgtgcatttttgATTTCATGTAACAGAGTGTCACAGATCTGTTGAAAAAACATTTGAGATATCTTCTGAAACATGCTCCTGTAAACTGAGGTAAATATGTTTTGAGTGTAGTGAATAATTTCAAAAGgtagatttatgtttttttttcttgttatatCAATGAATTTTACTGTAGGAAGAATCACGTTTGTTTTAACatccatatgtttttttttccacagagcaAAGTTAAATATCTCAGTTGATGATATACAATCAGGAAATGAGCATAAAATAGACATAAGCTTTTCTCTAACCAGGATTTACCTTCATCCATTCAACTATTCATTTTccaattcagatttttcttgttctgctgaTAAGGATGATAAAACAATCAGTATCAGTCTTGTTAAAAATACAGGTGAGTACTTTTCTTATAACTGTAAAATGTTCCAGCAGCTGGTTTAATGATGTTTACTTTAAAGATTTACTAACAAAGAAATctctttgaataaaataaaaggcagatTTTGGTGCCCTGGTCCAACAACTGGAGACTTATTCttcaataaattaaagaagaaccataaatataagaaaaaacacataaaatgaatTCTATCAAACATAAATTCAGCGTCCATAAAGTTTGTAGTTTGATGTAATAAGTTTAATGAACATGAAGTAGGTGTCTGTTAAAGACCTGCTGCTGAGTGTGAGTTTGTCTTATTAGACATTTTACTCAGTAgatcaaagttaaaataaattaaaggcctaggactccttgagggaatgcagatcacccgccacttttcatgacagagttttaattcaagatggcgtcACAGCCATCCGTCACAACCACATCTCAGGAGATAGTTTGTGtcaaggatgactctcagctactaccacataccCTTTACCTCAATACCTGTAAGTTATAGCCACTGTTGAGTTGGCAAAAGtaggttagctgtggcagccatcttgatctgggttgactcctaatgtcagtcagttgtagataaacatccAGTCTTTTCTGGgactttattaaaatttgtcccacagtttgagatattttgctaacagtagataaacacatgaagaacctttgcctttggcagcagacAATGATGAACTGCTATTTTTCTATTTGATTTTGTAAAAACTAGTTTAAAGTAAACAGTACCAAGAGATACAGCCTCGATACAAGTTTACCAACATACTAAAAGCTCatctttttcagatttattctgtCACCGTACACTGCTGCTGTTtaccaaaccaaataaaacttGGATCG encodes the following:
- the LOC112451086 gene encoding lithostathine-like isoform X2 → MKGDNPNEINFEFDQHCQEIGNVSDATFNLCVPNQDECHRSVEKTFEISSETCSCKLRAKLNISVDDIQSGNEHKIDISFSLTRIYLHPFNYSFSNSDFSCSADKDDKTISISLVKNTDLFCHRTLLLFTKPNKTWIEALQHCHKLNSSLVQITNTTVRDEVTSLVKNKSGVERGVWVGLERSIFGTDLEWKWTSGSTVEGNVLPMNSSFYVDRFNNHCGKIFLNQSEEIQWLDASCHDGLPYICQGPE
- the LOC112451086 gene encoding lithostathine-like isoform X1; the protein is MKGDNPNEINFEFDQHCQEIGNVSDATFNLCVPNQDECHRSVEKTFEISSETCSCKLRAKLNISVDDIQSGNEHKIDISFSLTRIYLHPFNYSFSNSDFSCSADKDDKTISISLVKNTDLFCHRTLLLFTKPNKTWIEALQHCHKLNSSLVQITNTTVRDEVTSLVKNKSGVERGVWVGLERSIFGTDLEWKWTSGSTVEGNVLPMNSSFYVDRFNNHCGKIFLNQSEEIQWLDASCHDGLPYICQGERSLYFV